Proteins encoded in a region of the Bacteroidota bacterium genome:
- a CDS encoding GNAT family N-acetyltransferase: MTPSLVLLEGTHVRLEPLTRDHLDALCEVGLDPELWRWTTSTVHDRDDMRAYIEAALKGQRRGRMRPFATIHRASGRVVGSTRFGNIVPEHRRAEIGWTWVARPWQRTAVNTEAKWLMLRHAFEEMDCQRVEIKTDVLNARSRAAILRLGATEEGILRQHVITATGRTRDTIYYSILADEWPRVDAALRARLAR, from the coding sequence GTGACGCCGTCTCTCGTCCTGCTCGAAGGCACGCACGTGCGTCTGGAGCCGCTCACGCGCGACCACCTCGACGCCTTGTGCGAGGTTGGACTCGACCCAGAACTGTGGCGCTGGACGACGTCCACTGTGCACGACCGGGACGACATGCGTGCCTACATCGAGGCCGCGCTCAAGGGGCAGCGACGCGGTCGGATGCGGCCATTTGCCACGATCCACCGCGCAAGCGGACGTGTGGTCGGGAGCACGCGCTTCGGCAACATCGTGCCGGAGCACCGCCGCGCGGAGATCGGCTGGACGTGGGTGGCGCGGCCCTGGCAACGCACCGCCGTCAACACCGAGGCGAAGTGGCTTATGCTCCGCCACGCCTTCGAGGAGATGGACTGCCAGCGCGTCGAGATCAAGACAGACGTCCTCAACGCGCGGTCGCGGGCCGCCATCCTGCGCCTCGGCGCGACCGAGGAAGGCATCCTCCGCCAGCACGTCATCACCGCGACGGGCCGCACCCGCGACACGATCTACTACAGCATCCTCGCCGACGAGTGGCCGCGTGTGGACGCGGCGCTGCGCGCACGGCTAGCCCGATAA
- a CDS encoding SDR family oxidoreductase, translating to MSDAWTLSDTTALVTGGTQGIGRAIVEELLDLGASVLVAARTASDVEAQTSMWTAEGYDARGVAADVATPEGRAVVLDAVRAEFGGRLDTLVNNVGTNLRKPTLAYTLDDLRHLMAVNLESAYELTRACYPLLKAASGSVVNVSSVSTRRIVATSTAAYAMTKGAMDQLTDFLAVEWGPDGIRVNAVHPWYIRTPLAEQVLQDNAKRAKIIGATPLGRVGEPEEVARAVAFLAMPAASYITGAHLVVDGAFSKLGLR from the coding sequence ATGTCTGACGCCTGGACTCTCTCCGACACGACCGCGCTCGTCACGGGCGGCACGCAGGGCATCGGCCGCGCCATCGTCGAAGAACTCCTCGATCTGGGCGCGTCGGTGCTCGTCGCAGCACGCACGGCGTCCGATGTCGAAGCGCAGACCTCGATGTGGACTGCGGAAGGCTACGACGCGCGCGGGGTGGCCGCCGACGTGGCGACGCCCGAAGGTCGGGCGGTCGTCCTCGATGCCGTGCGGGCCGAGTTCGGCGGACGCCTCGACACGCTCGTCAACAACGTCGGGACCAACCTCCGCAAGCCGACACTTGCCTACACGCTCGACGACCTGCGGCACCTCATGGCCGTCAACCTCGAGTCGGCCTACGAACTCACGCGGGCATGCTATCCACTCCTCAAGGCTGCGTCCGGGAGCGTCGTCAACGTGTCGTCCGTGTCCACCCGCCGCATCGTCGCCACCTCGACGGCCGCCTACGCCATGACGAAGGGCGCGATGGACCAACTCACCGACTTCCTCGCCGTGGAGTGGGGGCCGGACGGCATCCGCGTCAACGCCGTGCACCCGTGGTACATCCGCACGCCGCTCGCCGAGCAAGTCTTGCAGGACAATGCCAAGCGCGCAAAGATCATCGGCGCGACGCCGCTCGGGCGCGTCGGTGAGCCGGAAGAGGTCGCGCGGGCCGTCGCCTTCCTCGCGATGCCGGCCGCGAGCTACATCACGGGCGCGCACCTCGTCGTGGACGGTGCGTTCAGCAAGCTCGGGCTGCGGTAA
- a CDS encoding L,D-transpeptidase family protein encodes MRALVLGSLLIAGLGAYAHWPPDPLPSEARADAVVVDKQARTLTLLRQDEPLRTYPVSLGGAPAGHKQREGDERTPEGTYVLDWRNPNSCCYRSLHVSYPNEDDQARADTGGYLPGGHIMIHGLVNGMGWLGRLHRLWDWTDGCIAVTNAEMAQIWDHVPNGTPITLLP; translated from the coding sequence ATGCGTGCGCTCGTGCTCGGCAGCCTTCTGATTGCGGGCCTCGGCGCCTACGCGCACTGGCCGCCCGACCCGCTGCCTTCGGAGGCGCGCGCCGACGCGGTCGTCGTGGACAAGCAGGCCCGCACGCTCACGCTGCTGCGTCAGGATGAGCCGCTGCGCACCTACCCGGTCTCACTCGGCGGAGCCCCGGCTGGCCACAAACAGCGCGAGGGCGACGAGCGCACCCCGGAGGGCACCTACGTCCTCGACTGGCGCAACCCCAACAGCTGTTGCTATCGGTCGCTGCACGTCTCCTATCCGAACGAAGACGACCAGGCCCGTGCCGACACCGGCGGTTACTTGCCGGGCGGCCACATCATGATTCACGGGCTGGTGAACGGCATGGGATGGCTTGGTCGCCTGCACCGGCTGTGGGACTGGACGGACGGCTGCATCGCCGTCACGAACGCGGAGATGGCCCAAATCTGGGATCACGTGCCCAACGGAACCCCGATCACGCTGCTGCCCTAG
- a CDS encoding alpha-amylase family glycosyl hydrolase — MRRLLLFLCFAMPAAFAQDFSDAERLQGYAIRGDSTVFLFEPGHYGLNAVPERVVVTGALVGWDTAMDDPTRQLRPTESGVWALSIYNPRYGFLKPATPFKFRVNDGVWLDPPGGAPNAEGGNFIFLHDVTPSSMRAELRGERAVWVKLAGDSLRTSTRPLRYRILDAQGNETPVAAVLPNQADEFLVVPAEDLALNRIYFVEYSAPGSDEVLRAWANFDGLWRTMYSEKPLGAEITLDENGDGSRTDIRLFAPRADGVTVNLYADRTGDATASHALTRDSQGVWEIALDGDLHGTYYDFEVVGPDDPGNHFFNQEGIRVTDPYARVSDDGWGRARIWRATEPATPLADGIPAMEDVIAYEVHVQDFTDRLPVSDDLKGTIPAMTMPGLTNARGEPIGFDYLKDLGVNVVHLMPMQEFLHYPDDVWQAAFADDPFMQAQGVADENYQWGYRITHYMAVESRFRQRGTEPGSEREQFRDLVQAFHDEGMAVIVDFVFNHTGENMEGTQQVLNFNGIDKLYYYRILPDLFGTFDHIGVFGNEVKSEDRPMVQRWLIDQCLHFIEEFGVDGFRIDLAGQTDEQTLRAVREAIGRDKIVYGEPWIGSNDPAFEANPDWDWYKVDSPITFFQDDARNAFKGPTSDPMPAVESRGFAGGDGAVREQTMRALSNRFPDEATPNMGINYLDIHDNWALPDRYARNKTGSDAWDGRAGVDEDRYRIAATLLFTSLGPIVLNGGSEMLRSKGAAPLQSEMGGQKVLETAMTPVYINGRGDTYNLRTANQYDWETVGATPADGAASDYAAMLAFWRGLIDFRLSEAGAVFRKGDPQPEGYYHFLTPDHTQLLGYVVDDRVLVLVNSSDAPHTFPGVDLADGTWMLVSDGQRVNLDGTLGSPLDGGQTQAVAVPERTAMIWVRAQ; from the coding sequence ATGCGCCGTCTCCTCCTATTCCTCTGCTTCGCCATGCCCGCCGCGTTCGCTCAAGACTTCTCCGACGCCGAACGCCTCCAGGGCTACGCGATCCGGGGTGACTCGACGGTGTTTTTGTTCGAACCTGGGCACTATGGCCTCAATGCGGTGCCGGAGCGGGTCGTGGTGACGGGCGCGCTCGTAGGCTGGGACACGGCCATGGACGATCCGACACGGCAACTTCGCCCGACGGAGAGCGGCGTCTGGGCGCTCTCGATCTACAACCCGCGCTACGGCTTTCTGAAGCCCGCCACGCCGTTCAAATTCCGCGTCAACGACGGCGTCTGGCTCGACCCGCCGGGCGGGGCGCCCAACGCCGAGGGCGGCAACTTCATCTTCCTCCACGATGTCACGCCGTCGAGCATGCGCGCTGAGCTACGTGGCGAGCGCGCCGTCTGGGTCAAGCTCGCAGGCGACAGCCTCCGCACGTCCACGCGCCCGCTGCGCTACCGCATCCTCGACGCGCAGGGCAACGAGACACCCGTGGCGGCCGTGCTGCCGAACCAGGCCGATGAGTTCCTCGTCGTGCCTGCCGAGGACCTCGCGCTCAATCGCATCTACTTCGTCGAGTACAGCGCGCCCGGCAGCGACGAGGTGCTCCGCGCCTGGGCCAACTTCGACGGGCTCTGGCGGACGATGTACTCCGAGAAGCCGCTCGGCGCTGAGATCACTCTGGACGAGAACGGCGATGGCAGCCGCACCGACATTCGCCTCTTCGCCCCGCGTGCCGACGGCGTGACCGTCAACCTCTACGCCGACCGCACGGGCGATGCGACCGCTTCGCACGCCCTCACCCGCGACAGCCAGGGCGTCTGGGAAATCGCGCTGGACGGCGACCTCCACGGGACGTACTACGACTTCGAGGTCGTCGGCCCGGACGACCCCGGCAACCACTTCTTCAACCAGGAAGGCATCCGCGTCACCGACCCTTACGCCCGCGTCTCCGACGATGGCTGGGGCCGCGCCCGCATCTGGCGCGCCACCGAGCCCGCCACGCCGCTCGCAGACGGCATCCCGGCGATGGAAGACGTAATCGCCTACGAGGTCCACGTCCAGGACTTCACCGACCGCCTCCCCGTCTCCGACGACCTCAAGGGCACCATCCCCGCGATGACGATGCCCGGCCTCACCAACGCACGCGGCGAGCCCATCGGCTTCGATTACCTCAAAGACCTCGGCGTCAACGTCGTCCACCTGATGCCGATGCAGGAATTTCTGCACTACCCCGACGACGTCTGGCAGGCCGCCTTCGCCGACGACCCGTTCATGCAGGCGCAGGGCGTCGCCGACGAGAACTACCAGTGGGGCTACCGCATCACGCACTACATGGCCGTCGAGAGCCGCTTCCGCCAGCGCGGCACCGAGCCCGGCTCGGAGCGCGAGCAGTTCCGCGACCTCGTCCAGGCCTTCCACGACGAGGGCATGGCCGTCATCGTCGACTTCGTGTTCAACCACACCGGCGAAAACATGGAGGGCACGCAGCAGGTGCTCAACTTCAACGGCATCGACAAGCTCTACTACTACCGCATCCTCCCCGACCTCTTCGGCACCTTCGACCACATCGGCGTCTTCGGCAACGAGGTGAAGTCGGAGGACCGCCCGATGGTGCAGCGCTGGCTCATCGACCAGTGCCTCCACTTCATTGAGGAGTTCGGCGTCGATGGCTTCCGTATCGACCTCGCGGGGCAGACCGACGAGCAGACGCTCCGCGCCGTCCGCGAGGCTATCGGGCGCGACAAAATCGTCTACGGCGAGCCATGGATCGGCTCCAACGACCCCGCCTTCGAGGCGAATCCGGATTGGGACTGGTACAAGGTCGATAGCCCGATCACCTTCTTCCAGGACGATGCCCGCAACGCGTTCAAGGGGCCGACCTCCGACCCGATGCCCGCCGTCGAGAGCCGCGGCTTCGCGGGCGGCGACGGGGCCGTGCGCGAGCAGACGATGCGCGCGCTCTCGAATCGCTTCCCCGACGAGGCGACGCCCAACATGGGCATCAACTACCTCGACATCCACGACAACTGGGCGCTGCCCGACCGCTACGCGCGCAACAAGACCGGCAGCGACGCCTGGGACGGCCGCGCGGGCGTGGACGAGGACCGCTACCGCATCGCGGCGACGCTGCTCTTCACCTCGCTCGGACCGATCGTGCTCAACGGCGGCTCGGAGATGCTCCGCTCGAAGGGCGCGGCCCCGCTCCAGAGCGAGATGGGCGGCCAGAAGGTCCTCGAAACGGCGATGACGCCGGTCTACATCAACGGGCGCGGCGACACCTACAACCTGCGCACCGCCAACCAATACGATTGGGAGACCGTCGGCGCGACCCCAGCCGACGGCGCGGCGAGCGACTACGCCGCGATGCTCGCGTTCTGGCGCGGCCTCATCGACTTCCGCCTGTCCGAGGCCGGGGCCGTCTTCCGCAAGGGCGACCCGCAGCCCGAGGGCTACTACCACTTCCTCACGCCCGACCACACGCAGCTACTCGGCTACGTCGTGGACGACCGCGTGCTCGTGCTCGTCAACAGCAGCGACGCCCCGCATACGTTCCCTGGCGTGGACCTCGCCGACGGGACATGGATGCTCGTCAGCGACGGCCAGCGCGTGAACCTGGACGGCACGCTCGGCTCGCCGCTCGACGGCGGGCAGACGCAGGCGGTCGCCGTCCCAGAGCGCACCGCCATGATCTGGGTGCGCGCACAGTAG
- the pheA gene encoding prephenate dehydratase, whose protein sequence is MADRSHSTPPRIAFQGEVGAFSEEAVRAFFGPDVEPVPCASFRDVFEAVAGGAVERGLVPIENARFGSVHVNYDLLREYGLPIVGEVHLRIRHHLMARPGTTLPDVKRVRSHPQALGQCDAWLRDYLPNAEPVPDYDTAGAARRLANVELGGERLSAEAAIASAAAAEEYGLVVLAAGIEGDPNNVTRFLAIERRSGEEAENQGDGEETTPPHRDTATRPHFKTSLVFALRANVPGALFKSLAVFALRDLDLLKIESRPLVGSPGQYLFYLDLGGHATDRPVARALDHLADFAARVQVLGSYPTGRRVG, encoded by the coding sequence ATGGCCGACCGCTCACATTCGACGCCGCCGCGTATCGCCTTCCAGGGCGAGGTCGGCGCGTTCAGCGAGGAGGCCGTGCGCGCCTTCTTCGGGCCAGACGTGGAGCCGGTGCCCTGCGCCAGCTTCCGCGACGTCTTCGAGGCCGTTGCCGGGGGAGCGGTCGAGCGGGGCCTCGTGCCCATCGAGAACGCGCGCTTCGGGAGCGTCCACGTCAACTACGACCTGCTGCGCGAGTACGGCCTGCCCATCGTCGGCGAGGTGCACCTGCGCATCCGCCACCACCTGATGGCCCGGCCCGGCACCACATTGCCGGATGTGAAGCGGGTTCGCTCGCACCCGCAGGCCCTCGGCCAGTGCGACGCCTGGCTCCGCGACTACCTCCCCAACGCCGAGCCCGTCCCCGACTACGACACCGCTGGCGCCGCCCGTCGCCTCGCCAACGTCGAGCTCGGGGGCGAGCGCCTCAGCGCCGAGGCCGCCATCGCCAGCGCCGCCGCCGCGGAGGAGTACGGCCTCGTCGTGCTCGCCGCCGGCATCGAGGGCGACCCGAACAACGTCACCCGCTTTCTCGCTATCGAGAGGCGAAGCGGCGAAGAGGCCGAGAACCAGGGAGACGGGGAGGAGACGACACCGCCGCACCGCGACACCGCGACACGGCCGCACTTCAAGACCTCGCTCGTCTTTGCGCTACGGGCCAACGTGCCGGGCGCGCTCTTCAAGAGCCTCGCCGTCTTCGCGCTGCGCGACCTCGACCTGCTCAAGATCGAGAGCCGCCCGCTCGTGGGCTCGCCGGGGCAATACCTCTTCTACCTCGACCTCGGCGGCCACGCCACGGACCGCCCCGTCGCTCGTGCGCTCGACCACCTCGCCGACTTCGCTGCGCGCGTGCAGGTGCTCGGCAGCTACCCCACGGGGCGACGGGTGGGATAG
- a CDS encoding hotdog fold thioesterase, producing MAALPNTTGGLAALLGIELLEAGPDRVVATMPVTPDHHQPMGYLHGGASVAFAETLVSYGAFLGAPEGHTAFGMEINANHIRSKQDGLLTGVATPLHQGRTSQVWQVEIRDEAEKLVCVSRCTVAITPLRKG from the coding sequence ATGGCTGCGCTCCCTAACACGACCGGTGGCCTCGCCGCGCTCCTCGGCATCGAACTCCTGGAGGCGGGCCCCGACCGCGTCGTCGCCACGATGCCGGTCACGCCCGACCACCACCAGCCGATGGGCTATCTCCACGGCGGCGCGAGCGTGGCCTTCGCCGAGACGCTGGTGTCGTACGGCGCCTTTCTCGGTGCGCCCGAGGGCCACACGGCGTTCGGCATGGAGATCAATGCCAACCACATTCGCTCGAAGCAGGACGGCCTGCTCACGGGCGTCGCGACGCCGCTGCACCAGGGGCGTACCTCGCAGGTGTGGCAGGTCGAGATCCGCGACGAGGCCGAGAAGCTGGTCTGCGTGAGCCGCTGCACCGTTGCCATCACGCCGTTGCGCAAGGGCTAG
- a CDS encoding NAD(P)/FAD-dependent oxidoreductase — MDFDAIIVGAGPGGATAAAEMAKAGLRPLLLDKTDAFPRDKICGDAVSGKSVDVLRRLNLLDRLVEQRPSLGSWGVTFSGPFGDEVAIPFTKELNKPVAPGFVCDRVSFDDLMVEYALEQGVELWLGTRVLGLLWEGDQVVGVRLARGGDGAPTEVRAPIVVGADGAYSVVAKELGMEQLVENHYCAGLRAYYEGVTGFHPLNHIEIHFVEESIPGYFWIFPMANGRANVGLGMRSDFIKKRDIKLKPLLDLLVNHPRFKERFKDATRIGPVKGWGLPLGSKPRPLAGPGWMLVGDAGSLIDPFTGEGIGNAMISAEFAAQWTAKAKAANDYSSRFLQGYDRNVHEYLDSELRLSYAMQRLGQWKWLLNTVVKKASRSPELADYISTMFDDESQRRKLVSPMFYLRVLMA, encoded by the coding sequence ATGGATTTCGACGCGATCATCGTAGGTGCCGGCCCGGGCGGCGCGACCGCCGCAGCCGAGATGGCCAAGGCTGGCCTCCGCCCGCTCCTCCTCGACAAGACCGACGCCTTTCCTCGCGACAAGATCTGCGGCGACGCGGTGAGCGGCAAGAGCGTAGACGTGTTGCGCCGCCTCAACCTCCTCGACCGGCTCGTGGAGCAGCGGCCCAGCCTCGGCTCGTGGGGCGTGACCTTCTCCGGGCCGTTCGGCGACGAGGTCGCGATCCCGTTCACGAAGGAGCTCAACAAGCCCGTCGCGCCCGGCTTCGTCTGCGACCGCGTCTCGTTCGACGACCTCATGGTCGAGTACGCGCTGGAGCAGGGCGTCGAGCTGTGGCTCGGCACGCGGGTCCTCGGGCTGCTGTGGGAAGGGGACCAGGTCGTCGGCGTCCGCCTCGCGCGGGGTGGCGACGGCGCCCCGACGGAGGTCCGCGCGCCCATCGTGGTCGGGGCCGACGGCGCCTACTCGGTCGTGGCGAAGGAGCTCGGCATGGAGCAGCTCGTCGAGAACCACTACTGCGCCGGGCTGCGCGCCTACTACGAGGGCGTCACCGGCTTCCACCCGCTCAACCACATCGAAATCCACTTCGTCGAGGAGTCGATCCCGGGCTACTTCTGGATCTTCCCGATGGCCAACGGCCGCGCGAACGTGGGGCTGGGCATGCGGTCCGACTTCATCAAGAAGCGCGACATCAAGCTCAAGCCACTCCTCGACCTGCTGGTGAACCACCCGCGCTTCAAGGAGCGGTTCAAGGACGCCACGCGCATCGGCCCGGTGAAGGGCTGGGGCCTGCCGCTCGGCTCGAAGCCGCGCCCGCTCGCCGGGCCGGGCTGGATGCTCGTCGGCGATGCCGGGAGCCTCATCGACCCGTTCACGGGCGAGGGCATCGGCAACGCGATGATCTCCGCCGAGTTCGCCGCGCAGTGGACCGCCAAGGCCAAGGCGGCCAACGACTACTCCAGCCGCTTCCTCCAGGGCTACGACCGCAATGTCCACGAGTACCTGGACAGCGAGCTGCGCCTCAGCTACGCCATGCAGCGCCTCGGCCAGTGGAAGTGGCTCCTCAACACCGTCGTGAAGAAAGCCAGCCGCAGCCCCGAGCTCGCCGACTACATCTCGACCATGTTCGACGACGAGAGCCAGCGCCGCAAGCTCGTCTCGCCGATGTTCTACCTGCGCGTGCTGATGGCGTAG